A genome region from Camelina sativa cultivar DH55 chromosome 10, Cs, whole genome shotgun sequence includes the following:
- the LOC104716136 gene encoding phosphoinositide phospholipase C 3 isoform X2 translates to MDLFISTPSIATSSAIPTLLFPCLASYKVHHDMKAPLAHYFVYTGHNSYLTGNQVNSRSSVEPIVQALRKGVKVIELDLWPNPSGNAAEVRHGGTLTSHEDLQKCLSAIKDNAFHVSDYPVMITLEDHLPPKLQGQVAKMLTKTFREMLFRCGSESRKHFPSPEELRKKILISTKPPKEYLESQTVQPRRTTPMVKETSWSRPASSNNMAWRGENKILEELESEAVGYRDLIAIHAANCKNPLKDCLSDDPEKPLRISMDEQWLETMVRTRGTDVVRFTQRNLVRIYPKGTRVDSSNYDPLVGWTHGAQLVAFNMQGHGKQLWIMQGMFRANGGCGYVKKPRILLEHTLFDPCKRFPIKTTLKVKIYTGEGWDLDFPQTHFDQFSPPDFFVKIGIEGVPRDTVSYRTETAVDQWFPIWSNDEFLFQLSVPELALLWFKVQDYDNDTQNDFAGQTCLPLPELKSGVRAVRLHDRAGRAYKNTRLLVGFAFDPPYMFR, encoded by the exons ATGGATTTGTTCATCTCAACGCCTTCTATCGCTACCTCTTCAGCGATCCCAACTCTCCTCTTCCCTTGCCTGGCCTCGTACaaa GTGCATCATGACATGAAGGCACCGTTAGCGCATTACTTTGTGTACACGGGACACAACTCTTACTTGACTGGGAACCAAGTGAACAGCAGAAGCAGCGTAGAACCGATCGTGCAGGCTCTAAGAAAAGGCGTAAAGGTGATAGAGCTCGACTTATGGCCTAATCCTTCAGGGAACGCTGCTGAAGTTCGTCACGGCGG GACACTGACATCGCATGAAGATTTGCAGAAATGTCTGAGCGCCATAAAGGATAACGCGTTTCACGTGTCGGACTATCCAGTTATGATCACTCTTGAAGATCATTTGCCACCCAAGCTGCAAGGGCAAGTTGCTAAG ATGTTAACTAAAACATTCAGAGAGATGCTGTTTCGTTGTGGCTCAGAGAGTCGTAAGCATTTTCCATCACCAGAAGAGCTTAGGAAAAAGATTCTGATCTCTACGAAGCCTCCAAAGGAGTATCTTGAGAGCCAAACCGTACAGCCCAGAAGAACTACTCCGATGGTTAAAGAGACTTCTTGGAGCAGACCAGCGAgt AGTAATAACATGGCATGGagaggagaaaacaagattcTTGAAGAATTGGAGAGTGAAGCTGTGGGATACAGAGACTTGATCGCAATTCACGCTGCCAACTGCAAAAATCCTTTGAAGGATTGCTTGAGTGATGATCCAGAGAAGCCTCTACGGATAAGCATGGACGAGCAGTGGCTAGAGACAATGGTTAGAACCAGAGGAACGGATGTTGTCag GTTTACACAGAGGAATCTGGTGAGGATATATCCAAAGGGTACAAGAGTGGACTCGTCAAACTACGATCCTCTAGTTGGGTGGACACACGGTGCTCAACTGGTTGCTTTTAACATGCAA GGACATGGGAAGCAACTATGGATAATGCAAGGAATGTTCAGGGCGAATGGTGGATGTGGGTACGTGAAAAAGCCTCGCATCTTGCTAGAGCACACACTCTTCGACCCTTGCAAAAGGTTTCCCATCAAGACCACTCTCAAGGTGAAGATTTACACAGGCGAAGGATGGGATTTGGATTTCCCTCAGACACACTTTGATCAATTCTCTCCTCCAGATTTCTTCGTAAAG ATTGGAATAGAAGGAGTACCCAGAGACACGGTCTCTTACAGAACGGAAACAGCTGTCGATCAGTGGTTTCCTATATGGAGCAACGACGAGTTCCTGTTTCAGCTCTCTGTTCCAGAACTGGCGCTTTTGTGGTTCAAAGTGCAAGACTACGACAATGACACACAGAATGATTTCGCGGGACAGACATGTCTTCCTCTGCCGGAACTGAAGTCCGGGGTTAGAGCAGTCAGGCTTCACGATCGAGCAGGCAGAGCTTACAAAAACACAAGGCTGCTCGTGGGCTTCGCCTTTGACCCTCCTTATATGTTTCGttga
- the LOC104716135 gene encoding uncharacterized protein LOC104716135 yields MEEQGTLDIVIVGAGISGLSTAVGLHRLGIRSMVLESSEILRATGFAFTTWFNAWKAMEALGVSQHLRSLHDRLQGWVVGSISAANPSKEMLFPESEEYESRCVQRKLLLEALAGELPEETIRFSSKVVHIELSGHYKMVHLSDGTILKTKVLIGCDGLYSVVGKWLGFKNPATTSRLAIRGLTHFPAGHGFGKRFFQFYGNGVRTGFIPCDHNTVYWFLTHTSTDIDEETNPEILKEFVLNKIKDLPENIKSVVETTDLDSMVMSRLKYRPPWELLWSNSNITKDNVCVAGDALHPMTPDIGQGGCSAMEDGVILARCLGEAIIRAKNLKSETEDEEESHKRIEHGLKKYAAERKWRSIDLITTAYTVGLIQQSRGKWMNLFRDRFLSSFLSRLLLKKSHFDCGSLVSREQAED; encoded by the exons ATGGAAGAACAAGGTACCCTAGATATCGTCATCGTCGGCGCCGGAATCTCTGGCCTTTCCACGGCAGTTGGGCTCCATAG GCTTGGGATCAGAAGCATGGTGCTGGAATCTTCGGAGATACTGAGAGCGACAGGATTCGCATTTACGACTTGGTTCAATGCTTGGAAGGCCATGGAAGCTCTCGGCGTTTCTCAGCATCTTCGCAGTCTCCATGATCGCCTTCAAGG ATGGGTGGTTGGATCCATTTCTGCAGCAAATCCTTCTAAAGAGATGCTGTTTCCAGAATCCGa AGAATATGAGTCTCGATGCGTACAGAGGAAGCTGTTGTTAGAGGCTTTAGCAGGTGAGTTGCCTGAGGAGACCATAAGGTTTTCGTCTAAGGTTGTTCATATCGAATTGTCTGGACACTACAAGATGGTTCATCTCTCTGACGGGACCATCCTCAAAACCAAG GTTTTGATAGGGTGCGATGGTCTGTACTCAGTGGTTGGTAAGTGGCTAGGCTTCAAAAATCCGGCTACAACTTCCCGGTTAGCGATCCGAGGGCTTACCCATTTCCCGGCAGGCCACGGATTTGGGAAAAGGTTCTTCCAGTTTTATGGAAACGGTGTTCGTACAGGTTTTATCCCCTGTGACCACAACACTGTCTACTGGTTCCTAACCCACACCTCCACTGATATAG ACGAGGAGACAAATCCGGAAATTCTGAAAGAGTTTGTGCTGAACAAGATCAAAGACTTACCTGAAAACATTAAGAGTGTCGTGGAGACCACCGATCTTGATAGCATGGTGATGTCACGACTGAAGTACCGACCTCCATGGGAACTCCTATGGTCAAACTCAAACATCACAAAAGATAACGTATGCGTAGCAGGGGATGCGCTTCACCCAATGACTCCTGATATCGGACAAGGCGGTTGCTCAGCCATGGAGGATGGAGTTATCCTGGCTCGTTGTCTCGGTGAAGCTATAATAAGAGCTAAGAATCTGAAAAGTGAaacagaagatgaagaagagagtcaTAAGCGGATTGAACATGGTTTGAAGAAGTATGCAGCAGAAAGGAAATGGAGAAGCATTGATCTTATAACAACGGCATATACAGTAGGTCTCATACAGCAGAGCAGAGGGAAGTGGATGAACCTGTTCAGAGACAGGTTCTTGTCGTCTTTCCTTTCTCGGTTGCTGCTGAAAAAGTCTCATTTCGATTGCGGAAGCCTTGTCTCCCGTGAGCAAGCAGAGGATTGA
- the LOC104716138 gene encoding probable CDP-diacylglycerol--inositol 3-phosphatidyltransferase 2, with the protein MRVILNCIAFAVCFSNKTLFSLLYFFSFCCDAVDGWCARKFNQVSTFGAVLDMVTDRPSLVSLSLLALDIASHWLQMYSTFLSGKTSHKDVKDSTSWLFRLYYGNRMFMGYCCVSCEVLYIILLLIAKNQTENLMTVVVESLTQISPLSILLALSIFGWLIKQIINVIQMKTAADVCVLYDIEKQHKA; encoded by the exons ATGAGAGTTATCTTGAACTGCATTGCCTTTGCTGTGTGCTTCTCCAACAAGACACTCTTCTCCCTCTTGTACTTTTTCAG TTTTTGTTGTGATGCTGTCGATGGATGGTGCGCTCGTAAATTCAACCAAG TCTCTACATTTGGAGCTGTGTTGGACATGGTTACAGATAG GCCTAGCCTGGTTTCCCTGTCATTGTTGGCTTTAGATATCGCTAGTCACTGGCTGCAAATGTACAG TACATTTCTATCAGGGAAGACCAGCCATAAGGATGTGAAAGATAGCACAAGCTGGCTCTTTAGACTCTACTACGGAAACCGCATGTTCATGGGTTATTGCTGTGTTTCCTGCGAG GTTCTCTATATAATCCTTCTTCTCATAGCAAAGAACCAAACGGAAAACCTGATGACC GTGGTAGTTGAATCATTGACGCAGATTTCACCACTCTCTATACTCTTGGCTTTGAGCATATTTGGTTGGTTGATCAAGCAGATCATCAATGTGATTCAG ATGAAAACGGCTGCAGATGTTTGTGTTCTGTATGACATAGAGAAACAGCATAAGGCCTAA
- the LOC104716136 gene encoding phosphoinositide phospholipase C 3 isoform X1 yields the protein MSESFKVCFCCSRNFKEKTRQPPVSIKRLFEAYSRNGKMSSEELLRFVNEVQGERHAGLDYVQDIFHSVKHHNVFHHHGFVHLNAFYRYLFSDPNSPLPLPGLVHHDMKAPLAHYFVYTGHNSYLTGNQVNSRSSVEPIVQALRKGVKVIELDLWPNPSGNAAEVRHGGTLTSHEDLQKCLSAIKDNAFHVSDYPVMITLEDHLPPKLQGQVAKMLTKTFREMLFRCGSESRKHFPSPEELRKKILISTKPPKEYLESQTVQPRRTTPMVKETSWSRPASSNNMAWRGENKILEELESEAVGYRDLIAIHAANCKNPLKDCLSDDPEKPLRISMDEQWLETMVRTRGTDVVRFTQRNLVRIYPKGTRVDSSNYDPLVGWTHGAQLVAFNMQGHGKQLWIMQGMFRANGGCGYVKKPRILLEHTLFDPCKRFPIKTTLKVKIYTGEGWDLDFPQTHFDQFSPPDFFVKIGIEGVPRDTVSYRTETAVDQWFPIWSNDEFLFQLSVPELALLWFKVQDYDNDTQNDFAGQTCLPLPELKSGVRAVRLHDRAGRAYKNTRLLVGFAFDPPYMFR from the exons ATGTCGGAGAGTTTCAAAGTGTGCTTCTGCTGTAGCAGAAACTTCAAGGAGAAAACGAGGCAGCCACCAGTGAGCATCAAGAGACTCTTCGAAGCTTACTCAAGAAACGGCAAGATGTCTTCCGAAGAGCTTCTAAGATTTGTGAATGAAGTCCAAGGAGAACGGCACGCAGGGTTGGACTACGTGCAGGATATCTTCCACAGCGTCAAACACCACAACGTTTTTCATCACCATGGATTTGTTCATCTCAACGCCTTCTATCGCTACCTCTTCAGCGATCCCAACTCTCCTCTTCCCTTGCCTGGCCTC GTGCATCATGACATGAAGGCACCGTTAGCGCATTACTTTGTGTACACGGGACACAACTCTTACTTGACTGGGAACCAAGTGAACAGCAGAAGCAGCGTAGAACCGATCGTGCAGGCTCTAAGAAAAGGCGTAAAGGTGATAGAGCTCGACTTATGGCCTAATCCTTCAGGGAACGCTGCTGAAGTTCGTCACGGCGG GACACTGACATCGCATGAAGATTTGCAGAAATGTCTGAGCGCCATAAAGGATAACGCGTTTCACGTGTCGGACTATCCAGTTATGATCACTCTTGAAGATCATTTGCCACCCAAGCTGCAAGGGCAAGTTGCTAAG ATGTTAACTAAAACATTCAGAGAGATGCTGTTTCGTTGTGGCTCAGAGAGTCGTAAGCATTTTCCATCACCAGAAGAGCTTAGGAAAAAGATTCTGATCTCTACGAAGCCTCCAAAGGAGTATCTTGAGAGCCAAACCGTACAGCCCAGAAGAACTACTCCGATGGTTAAAGAGACTTCTTGGAGCAGACCAGCGAgt AGTAATAACATGGCATGGagaggagaaaacaagattcTTGAAGAATTGGAGAGTGAAGCTGTGGGATACAGAGACTTGATCGCAATTCACGCTGCCAACTGCAAAAATCCTTTGAAGGATTGCTTGAGTGATGATCCAGAGAAGCCTCTACGGATAAGCATGGACGAGCAGTGGCTAGAGACAATGGTTAGAACCAGAGGAACGGATGTTGTCag GTTTACACAGAGGAATCTGGTGAGGATATATCCAAAGGGTACAAGAGTGGACTCGTCAAACTACGATCCTCTAGTTGGGTGGACACACGGTGCTCAACTGGTTGCTTTTAACATGCAA GGACATGGGAAGCAACTATGGATAATGCAAGGAATGTTCAGGGCGAATGGTGGATGTGGGTACGTGAAAAAGCCTCGCATCTTGCTAGAGCACACACTCTTCGACCCTTGCAAAAGGTTTCCCATCAAGACCACTCTCAAGGTGAAGATTTACACAGGCGAAGGATGGGATTTGGATTTCCCTCAGACACACTTTGATCAATTCTCTCCTCCAGATTTCTTCGTAAAG ATTGGAATAGAAGGAGTACCCAGAGACACGGTCTCTTACAGAACGGAAACAGCTGTCGATCAGTGGTTTCCTATATGGAGCAACGACGAGTTCCTGTTTCAGCTCTCTGTTCCAGAACTGGCGCTTTTGTGGTTCAAAGTGCAAGACTACGACAATGACACACAGAATGATTTCGCGGGACAGACATGTCTTCCTCTGCCGGAACTGAAGTCCGGGGTTAGAGCAGTCAGGCTTCACGATCGAGCAGGCAGAGCTTACAAAAACACAAGGCTGCTCGTGGGCTTCGCCTTTGACCCTCCTTATATGTTTCGttga